One window of Balneolales bacterium ANBcel1 genomic DNA carries:
- a CDS encoding HAD hydrolase family protein: MIRYFILDLDGCLTIPFRSPDWPAVTRIRELQLQSRDTEHIPSLTLCTGRPLPYAEAVAQWLGIRDTIIFESGGGFYHPETNKLTWSPHYTEEIAKQSGELRKWFEREVFPRFPEVMHEYTKHTDIGMVHNDYGQIRKIYEIAREKVEAEYPALEVHHTEISVNVIVRACNKESGLRFFADEYGVSSGEIAYIGDSSGDLKALAWAGAAFAPSNAIPEVRRVAAVMSGEATRGVLEAYEQLIARNQKPDGKDQG; this comes from the coding sequence ATGATTCGATATTTTATTCTTGACCTTGACGGCTGTCTGACAATTCCGTTTCGTTCGCCCGACTGGCCTGCGGTAACCCGTATCCGGGAGCTGCAGCTTCAAAGCAGGGACACTGAGCACATCCCTAGTCTAACTCTCTGCACCGGGCGTCCGCTTCCCTATGCAGAGGCGGTGGCCCAGTGGCTTGGAATCCGTGATACCATCATCTTTGAAAGCGGCGGCGGGTTTTATCACCCGGAAACCAACAAACTGACCTGGTCGCCCCATTATACCGAAGAGATAGCGAAGCAGTCCGGCGAACTACGGAAGTGGTTTGAGCGGGAAGTCTTTCCCCGGTTTCCGGAGGTGATGCACGAGTATACGAAACACACCGACATCGGCATGGTGCACAACGACTACGGACAGATCCGCAAGATCTACGAAATCGCACGGGAGAAAGTGGAAGCGGAGTATCCCGCCTTAGAGGTTCATCATACCGAGATATCCGTGAATGTGATTGTCAGGGCGTGCAACAAGGAGTCGGGCCTCCGTTTTTTTGCGGATGAGTACGGCGTTTCAAGCGGGGAGATTGCCTATATCGGGGATTCATCCGGTGACCTGAAGGCGCTTGCATGGGCCGGCGCGGCGTTTGCGCCTTCGAACGCCATCCCGGAGGTGCGCCGGGTAGCTGCTGTGATGTCGGGCGAAGCGACCAGGGGCGTGCTGGAGGCGTACGAACAGCTGATAGCGCGTAACCAGAAGCCGGACGGGAAGGATCAGGGGTAA